In a genomic window of Flavobacterium crassostreae:
- a CDS encoding RHS repeat-associated core domain-containing protein gives MVAVSDQTGKVVEKRLFDAWGTIVKVQDGAGNILAGLTILDRGYTGHEHLQSVGLIHMNGRLYDGKLHRFLQPDNYVQEPYNTQNYNKYGYCWNNPLKYTDPSGEIVFLAAVGIGAAVAALTYTLTAALSDVPFSVGGLAKATFIGAASAAVTFGIGTGAENLFSNFFSRAAFQAAAHGTFQGSMTAISGGKFWSGFAAGALSSIASSVWSGGPSVDENGSSIPNTGMKGIGSGTGSAGMIAFGTVSGGVGARLTGGNFWQGAVTGLVVSGLNHAMHKIDQRRTLLSRFKNKALAFQKADVSDAGIAKLHQNVDGLAEGYEAGNSPTHSYGLEGNEYVAITENGNVDLNKGLLSSKNNLYFAGVLFHEYRHAFQYFAPYTVGGKRYDNRYEAWGKLYGDGYRGEGGKWYMMELDAYSAQYRFGDNQPYVLSRMNQNYHNMLNFWAK, from the coding sequence ATTGTTGCTGTAAGTGATCAAACAGGAAAAGTAGTAGAAAAGCGCTTATTTGATGCTTGGGGAACTATTGTAAAAGTACAAGACGGTGCTGGCAATATACTAGCAGGCCTAACGATTTTAGACCGAGGTTATACAGGGCATGAGCATTTGCAAAGCGTAGGACTCATACATATGAACGGACGTTTGTACGATGGCAAATTGCATCGTTTCTTGCAACCCGACAATTATGTTCAAGAGCCTTATAATACTCAAAACTACAACAAGTACGGGTATTGTTGGAATAACCCACTTAAGTATACAGATCCCAGTGGTGAAATTGTTTTCTTGGCCGCTGTAGGGATTGGTGCAGCAGTAGCGGCATTAACTTATACTTTGACTGCGGCATTAAGCGATGTGCCCTTTAGTGTTGGAGGTTTAGCAAAAGCTACCTTTATAGGAGCAGCAAGTGCTGCGGTAACCTTTGGTATTGGTACAGGGGCAGAAAATTTGTTCTCGAACTTCTTTTCTAGAGCTGCATTTCAGGCAGCTGCACACGGCACTTTTCAGGGAAGCATGACAGCAATTTCTGGGGGTAAATTTTGGAGTGGTTTTGCAGCGGGCGCCTTAAGTAGTATCGCTAGTAGTGTTTGGAGTGGAGGCCCAAGTGTTGATGAGAATGGAAGCAGTATTCCTAATACTGGTATGAAAGGTATAGGTTCAGGAACAGGTAGTGCTGGTATGATCGCTTTTGGTACAGTTTCTGGTGGTGTGGGTGCTCGACTTACTGGTGGTAATTTTTGGCAGGGAGCAGTAACTGGTTTGGTGGTTAGTGGGCTGAATCACGCGATGCATAAAATAGACCAAAGACGCACTCTTTTATCAAGATTTAAGAACAAAGCTCTTGCATTTCAAAAAGCAGATGTATCTGATGCGGGTATTGCCAAATTACATCAAAATGTTGATGGATTGGCGGAAGGCTATGAAGCTGGAAATTCTCCAACACACTCATATGGTTTAGAAGGAAATGAGTATGTCGCTATTACAGAAAATGGTAATGTGGATTTAAACAAAGGGCTGTTGTCATCTAAAAATAATCTTTATTTTGCAGGAGTTTTATTTCACGAATATAGACACGCATTTCAATATTTCGCACCATATACTGTAGGAGGTAAAAGATACGATAATCGTTATGAAGCTTGGGGAAAACTTTACGGCGATGGATATCGTGGTGAAGGCGGAAAATGGTATATGATGGAATTAGATGCTTATTCTGCACAATATCGTTTTGGAGATAATCAGCCTTATGTTTTGTCAAGAATGAATCAAAATTATCACAATATGTTAAACTTTTGGGCAAAATGA
- a CDS encoding ABC transporter ATP-binding protein: MKEQLLSIQNLEISFKKEGSYTPVIHNISYHLNTNEILGIVGESGSGKSVSSLAIMGLLPAKSAKISQGAIFLDGVNMAALSGKQLQKVRGKDIAMIFQEPMSSLNPSLKCGFQVQEILLQHTNLSRSDTKARTLSLFEKVKLPDPALIFDKYPHEISGGQKQRVMIAMAIACNPKLLIADEPTTALDVTVQKEIIHLLKDIQQETGMSILFISHDLSLISEIAHRVLVMYQGQIVEQGAVKQIFKNPIHNYTKALIASRPSLEVRLKRLPTIQDFLNNTLQSQIVTAQDRAQFHKKIYSQKPILELFNVEKEYWSTAGFFGKKTSFKAVNQISFALYEGETLGLVGESGCGKSTLGNAILQLDKATAGTILYRGRDITKLSKRATKDLRKEIQIIFQDPYSSLNPRIPIGKAIMEPMQVHGLYKNDKERKEKTIEILEKVGLNSSYFDRYPHEFSGGQRQRIGIARTIALQPKLIVCDESVSALDISVQAQVLNLLNELKENFGFTYIFISHDLAVVKYMSDQVLVMNKGKMEEIADADALYANPGTPYTKRLLEAIPNGDV; encoded by the coding sequence ATGAAAGAGCAATTACTATCTATCCAAAATCTAGAAATCTCCTTTAAAAAAGAAGGCAGCTACACCCCAGTGATCCACAATATTAGTTACCACCTAAACACCAACGAAATTTTAGGCATTGTAGGAGAATCTGGCTCAGGCAAGTCCGTATCTTCTTTGGCCATAATGGGATTGTTGCCCGCAAAAAGTGCCAAAATATCCCAAGGAGCCATTTTTTTGGATGGAGTAAATATGGCAGCATTATCAGGCAAACAACTACAAAAAGTTAGAGGTAAAGACATTGCCATGATCTTTCAAGAACCCATGAGTTCTTTAAATCCCTCTTTAAAATGTGGTTTTCAGGTGCAAGAAATACTCCTGCAGCATACCAACCTATCCCGATCGGACACAAAAGCTAGAACCCTTTCTCTTTTTGAAAAAGTAAAACTGCCCGATCCAGCACTTATTTTTGACAAATACCCCCACGAAATATCGGGTGGCCAAAAACAACGCGTCATGATTGCTATGGCCATTGCCTGTAATCCCAAATTGTTAATTGCAGATGAGCCCACCACAGCCCTAGACGTTACGGTGCAAAAAGAAATCATACACCTATTGAAAGACATCCAACAAGAAACCGGTATGAGCATCTTGTTCATTTCGCATGATTTGTCTTTAATTTCAGAAATTGCACACCGGGTTTTAGTGATGTACCAAGGACAAATTGTAGAACAAGGAGCGGTAAAACAAATATTCAAAAACCCCATCCACAATTACACCAAAGCCCTAATTGCCTCGCGTCCGTCTTTGGAGGTGCGTTTAAAACGGTTGCCTACCATTCAGGATTTTTTGAACAATACGCTTCAAAGCCAGATTGTTACAGCCCAGGATAGAGCCCAATTTCATAAAAAAATATACAGTCAAAAACCCATTCTAGAACTCTTTAATGTTGAAAAAGAATATTGGTCCACCGCCGGTTTTTTTGGAAAAAAAACCAGTTTTAAAGCAGTCAACCAAATCAGTTTTGCCTTATACGAAGGAGAAACTTTAGGTTTGGTAGGGGAGAGCGGTTGTGGCAAATCTACCCTAGGAAATGCTATTTTGCAGTTAGATAAAGCCACTGCCGGAACAATTTTGTACCGAGGCCGAGACATTACCAAACTAAGCAAGCGTGCTACTAAAGATTTGCGAAAAGAAATTCAGATTATTTTTCAAGATCCATACTCGTCCTTAAACCCTCGCATACCGATTGGTAAGGCTATTATGGAACCCATGCAAGTGCACGGACTGTACAAAAATGATAAAGAAAGAAAAGAAAAAACGATCGAAATTTTAGAAAAAGTAGGCCTAAATAGCAGTTATTTTGACCGTTATCCTCATGAATTTTCGGGTGGTCAAAGACAGCGTATCGGTATCGCGAGAACCATTGCTTTACAGCCAAAGTTAATTGTTTGTGACGAATCGGTTTCGGCATTGGATATTTCGGTACAAGCGCAGGTTTTAAATCTTTTAAATGAGTTAAAAGAGAATTTTGGTTTTACGTACATTTTTATTTCCCATGATCTAGCCGTTGTAAAGTATATGAGTGATCAGGTATTGGTCATGAATAAGGGCAAAATGGAAGAAATTGCGGATGCAGATGCATTGTATGCCAATCCAGGCACGCCATACACCAAACGACTCCTTGAAGCCATACCCAATGGAGATGTTTAA
- a CDS encoding BrxA/BrxB family bacilliredoxin has product MYPEEMVKPMQAELTVAGFQDLHSAEAVENALKASGTTLVVVNSVCGCAARNARPGAKMSLEGAKKPDHLITVFAGVDKEAVDAARQQMFPFPPSSPSMALFKNGELVHMLERHHIEGRPAEMIAENLKDAFNEYC; this is encoded by the coding sequence ATGTATCCAGAAGAAATGGTAAAACCCATGCAAGCGGAATTAACCGTAGCAGGTTTTCAAGATTTACATAGTGCTGAGGCAGTTGAAAACGCATTAAAAGCAAGTGGTACTACTCTTGTTGTGGTAAACTCGGTTTGTGGTTGTGCTGCTAGAAATGCACGTCCGGGAGCAAAAATGAGTTTAGAAGGTGCTAAAAAACCAGATCATTTAATCACGGTTTTTGCAGGCGTAGATAAAGAAGCGGTAGATGCTGCTAGACAACAAATGTTTCCTTTTCCTCCCTCTTCGCCTTCTATGGCATTATTTAAAAACGGAGAATTGGTACACATGTTGGAGCGCCACCACATTGAAGGTCGTCCTGCAGAAATGATTGCAGAAAACTTAAAAGATGCTTTTAACGAATACTGTTAA
- a CDS encoding 3-oxoacid CoA-transferase subunit B: MLGKEEIAKRIAQEVKDGYYVNLGIGIPTLVANYVRTDIAVEFQSENGVLGMGPFPLDGQEDADLINAGKQTITALPGASFFDSAMSFGMIRSQKVDLTILGAMEVSENGDIANWKIPGKMVKGMGGAMDLVASAENIIVAMMHVNKKGESKILKKCTLPLTGVGCVKKVVTELAVLEVTPKGFKLLERAPGISVEHIIAATQAPLLIEGDIPEMQIE, encoded by the coding sequence ATGTTAGGAAAAGAAGAAATTGCAAAACGAATAGCCCAAGAAGTAAAAGACGGTTATTATGTAAACCTAGGAATAGGCATTCCAACATTAGTAGCCAATTATGTCCGTACGGATATAGCCGTAGAGTTTCAGAGTGAAAATGGCGTTTTGGGCATGGGCCCATTTCCGTTGGATGGCCAAGAAGATGCCGATCTAATAAACGCCGGAAAACAAACCATAACCGCCCTACCGGGCGCATCGTTCTTTGATTCGGCAATGAGTTTTGGAATGATTCGGTCCCAAAAAGTAGACCTGACAATTCTGGGAGCCATGGAAGTATCCGAAAACGGAGACATCGCAAACTGGAAAATACCCGGAAAAATGGTCAAAGGTATGGGAGGCGCAATGGATCTAGTAGCCTCCGCAGAAAACATTATAGTGGCCATGATGCACGTAAACAAAAAAGGCGAATCCAAGATACTTAAAAAATGTACACTGCCATTAACCGGAGTAGGCTGCGTCAAAAAAGTAGTCACAGAATTGGCCGTACTCGAAGTAACCCCCAAAGGCTTTAAGCTCCTGGAGCGTGCCCCAGGAATCTCGGTAGAGCATATTATAGCCGCTACACAAGCACCTTTGCTTATTGAAGGAGACATCCCTGAGATGCAAATAGAGTAA
- a CDS encoding penicillin-binding protein 1A, which translates to MAAKKNTPNNSSFKNYTKTFWKIFLYGLTAVILFFLFASWGLFGSMPSFEDLENPDSNLATEIISSDGVVIGKYFQKNRSQLKYSDLPKNFIDALVATEDERFYQHSGIDARGTIRAVASLGTSGGASTLTQQLAKQLFHGEGSKFLPFRIVQKIKEWIIAIRLERQYTKNEILTMYCNVYDFGNFSVGVSSAAQTYFSKEPKDLTIDESAILVGMFKNSTLYNPVRNPQGVKNRRNVVLAQMEKGHMISKDQKEKLQNLPIALKFKLESHREGTATYFREYLREYMKKWAEENKKPDGTDYDIYKDGLKIYTTIDSRMQLHAEEAVAAHMANLQEEFFIQAKKNKNAPFVNISDQETQRILTQAMKSSNRWAVLKSLEKSDEEIVKSFHVKTKMTVFTWKGEKDTLMTPIDSIRYYKHFLQSGLMAMEPQTGTIKAWVGGINYKYFQYDHVGQGARQVGSTFKPFVYATAIEQLNMSPCDSIIDAPYTIPVGRHHVTATWTPRNSNNKYTGMITLKKALANSINTVSAKLMDKVGPEAVVKLTHKLGIKSEIPLQPSIALGAVDITVEDMVAAYSTFANQGVYTKPQFLNRIEDKSGLIIYEPIPESHDVLNKDIAFAIIKLLEGVTEGGSGNRLRTQGGGYGYNRITGYPYQFTNPIAGKTGTTQNQSDGWFMGMVPNLVTGVWVGCEDRSARFKSITYGQGATAALPVWAYFMKLCYADPELKVSKSEFERPANLSVKVDCYTAPKTKDTTAVQDTEEFEF; encoded by the coding sequence ATGGCAGCTAAAAAAAACACTCCAAACAACAGCAGTTTTAAGAACTATACCAAAACCTTTTGGAAAATTTTCTTGTACGGTCTAACCGCAGTAATTTTATTTTTTCTATTTGCCTCCTGGGGGCTATTTGGTTCCATGCCCTCCTTTGAAGATTTAGAAAACCCAGACTCCAATCTAGCCACCGAAATTATTTCGTCCGATGGAGTCGTGATTGGTAAATATTTTCAAAAAAACCGATCCCAACTAAAATATTCTGACCTTCCCAAAAACTTTATCGACGCCTTAGTAGCCACCGAAGACGAACGTTTCTACCAACACTCCGGTATTGACGCCAGAGGAACCATAAGAGCCGTTGCAAGTTTAGGAACCAGCGGTGGAGCCAGTACCCTAACCCAACAGCTAGCCAAACAATTATTTCATGGCGAAGGCTCCAAGTTTCTGCCATTTAGAATTGTACAAAAAATAAAAGAATGGATTATAGCCATCCGATTAGAGCGACAATACACCAAAAACGAAATACTAACCATGTACTGTAACGTATATGATTTTGGAAACTTCTCCGTAGGTGTCAGCTCTGCTGCACAAACCTATTTTTCCAAAGAACCCAAAGATCTAACCATAGACGAGTCTGCAATATTGGTCGGAATGTTCAAAAATTCAACACTATACAACCCCGTTAGAAACCCACAAGGCGTAAAAAACCGCCGAAACGTAGTTCTGGCCCAAATGGAAAAAGGCCACATGATCTCTAAGGATCAAAAAGAAAAACTCCAAAACCTACCTATTGCACTAAAATTCAAATTAGAAAGCCATAGAGAAGGAACCGCCACCTATTTCAGAGAGTATTTGCGAGAATACATGAAAAAATGGGCCGAAGAAAACAAAAAACCAGACGGCACAGACTATGACATCTATAAAGACGGCCTAAAAATATACACCACCATAGACTCCAGAATGCAACTACACGCCGAAGAAGCCGTAGCAGCACACATGGCCAACCTACAAGAGGAATTTTTTATACAAGCCAAGAAAAACAAAAACGCACCCTTTGTAAACATTTCGGATCAAGAAACCCAGCGCATCTTGACCCAAGCCATGAAATCTTCTAACCGTTGGGCGGTTCTGAAATCCTTAGAAAAAAGTGACGAAGAAATCGTAAAATCCTTTCACGTAAAAACCAAAATGACCGTTTTTACCTGGAAAGGAGAAAAAGACACCCTAATGACCCCAATAGACTCCATCCGCTATTACAAACACTTTTTGCAATCCGGTCTAATGGCCATGGAGCCACAAACCGGCACCATCAAAGCTTGGGTTGGAGGTATCAACTACAAATACTTTCAGTACGATCACGTAGGCCAAGGCGCCAGACAAGTAGGCTCCACCTTCAAACCCTTTGTTTATGCCACCGCAATAGAACAGCTAAACATGTCTCCATGTGACTCCATCATTGACGCACCCTACACCATACCCGTAGGGCGCCATCACGTAACAGCCACCTGGACCCCACGCAATTCCAACAACAAATACACCGGAATGATAACGCTCAAAAAAGCCTTAGCCAACTCCATCAATACCGTATCGGCAAAACTAATGGACAAAGTAGGCCCCGAAGCCGTAGTAAAACTAACCCATAAATTAGGCATCAAGTCCGAAATCCCCTTACAACCCTCCATTGCACTTGGAGCCGTAGACATTACCGTAGAAGACATGGTAGCCGCCTACAGCACCTTTGCCAACCAAGGAGTCTACACCAAACCCCAATTTCTAAACCGAATCGAAGACAAAAGCGGACTCATAATCTACGAGCCCATCCCAGAATCCCACGATGTCCTGAACAAAGACATCGCCTTTGCCATCATCAAATTATTAGAAGGAGTAACCGAAGGCGGATCCGGAAACCGATTAAGAACCCAAGGCGGCGGATATGGATACAACCGAATTACCGGATACCCCTACCAATTCACCAATCCAATTGCAGGCAAAACCGGAACCACCCAAAACCAATCCGACGGCTGGTTTATGGGCATGGTACCCAACCTAGTAACCGGAGTTTGGGTAGGTTGTGAAGACCGATCCGCCCGATTCAAGAGCATCACCTACGGACAAGGAGCCACCGCAGCCCTACCCGTTTGGGCCTATTTCATGAAACTATGCTATGCAGATCCAGAACTAAAAGTCTCCAAGTCAGAATTTGAAAGACCCGCAAATCTTTCCGTAAAAGTAGACTGCTACACCGCCCCCAAAACAAAAGATACCACGGCAGTACAAGACACAGAAGAGTTTGAATTTTAG
- a CDS encoding gliding motility lipoprotein GldH, translating to MTLKNSILVLLMAVLFFSCDKKRVFDQYQSVGSAWHKDSVLSFNLPELDSTKRYHLFITIRNNNNYPFNNLFLIASLEKPNGYTKVDTLEYQMAAADGSLLGNGFTDIKESKLVYKNNVRFRGKYKVNIQQAVRETGKIPGVTALEGVTEVGLRIENIE from the coding sequence ATGACGCTAAAAAATAGTATTTTAGTTCTTCTGATGGCAGTACTCTTTTTTTCTTGTGATAAAAAAAGAGTATTTGATCAGTACCAATCCGTAGGAAGTGCGTGGCACAAAGACAGTGTGCTTTCTTTTAATTTACCCGAATTAGATTCTACCAAAAGATACCACTTATTTATCACCATCAGGAACAACAACAACTATCCTTTTAACAACCTGTTTTTAATTGCGTCTCTAGAAAAACCAAATGGATACACCAAAGTAGACACCCTAGAGTACCAAATGGCAGCGGCAGATGGCAGCCTATTGGGCAACGGATTTACAGATATCAAAGAGAGTAAATTAGTCTACAAAAACAACGTGCGTTTTAGAGGAAAATACAAAGTCAATATCCAGCAAGCCGTAAGAGAAACAGGCAAAATACCTGGCGTAACTGCCCTAGAAGGCGTTACAGAAGTAGGTTTACGAATAGAAAACATAGAATAA
- a CDS encoding CoA transferase subunit A, with protein MINKKVNTVQEALQGVHDGMTIMLGGFGLCGIPENAIAELVNKETKNLTCISNNAGVDNFGLGLLLQKHQIQKMISSYVGENAEFERQMLSGELEVELTPQGTLAEKCRAAQAGIPAFYTPAGYGTEVAKDKEAREFNGKMHLMELAYQADFAIVKAWKGDEAGNLIFKGTARNFNACMAGAAKITIAEVEQLLPIGSLNPNEIHIPGIMVQRIFQGQKFEKRIEQRTVQKK; from the coding sequence ATGATTAACAAAAAAGTAAACACCGTACAAGAAGCACTCCAAGGAGTACACGATGGGATGACCATAATGCTAGGAGGTTTCGGATTGTGTGGCATACCAGAGAATGCAATTGCAGAACTAGTAAACAAAGAAACCAAAAACCTCACCTGCATTTCCAACAACGCAGGCGTAGATAACTTTGGACTCGGCTTGCTACTACAAAAACACCAAATTCAAAAAATGATTTCATCCTACGTAGGAGAAAATGCCGAATTTGAACGCCAAATGCTCAGTGGAGAACTAGAGGTAGAACTCACCCCACAAGGCACACTAGCCGAAAAATGTCGTGCAGCACAAGCAGGCATTCCGGCATTTTATACCCCCGCAGGATACGGCACCGAAGTAGCCAAAGACAAAGAAGCACGAGAATTTAATGGCAAAATGCACCTTATGGAACTAGCCTACCAAGCTGACTTTGCAATAGTCAAAGCTTGGAAAGGAGACGAAGCCGGAAACCTAATCTTTAAAGGAACCGCCCGCAACTTTAACGCCTGTATGGCAGGTGCCGCAAAAATCACCATAGCCGAAGTAGAACAACTCCTACCCATAGGCTCCTTAAACCCAAACGAAATTCACATCCCCGGAATTATGGTACAACGCATCTTTCAGGGACAAAAATTTGAAAAAAGAATAGAACAACGAACCGTCCAAAAAAAATAA
- the ricT gene encoding PSP1 domain-containing protein, whose protein sequence is MACTSCSTSDGGAPKGCKNNGTCGTDSCNKLTVFDWLANISLPNGEAPFDCVEVRFKNGRKEFYRNSEKLTLSIGDIVATVASPGHDIGIVTLTGELVKIQMKKKGANYKGNEIPKIYRKASQKDIDIWSTARDKEEPMKVRARELAIAHKLEMKISDIEFQGDGSKATFYYTANDRVDFRMLIKDFAKEFSTRVEMKQVGFRQEAARLGGIGSCGRELCCSTWLTDFRSVNTSAARYQQLSLNPQKLAGQCGKLKCCLNYELDTYMDALKGFPDFETKLVTEKGDAICQKQDIFKGLMWFAYTNNFANWHILKIDKVKEIIAENKLKNKVSALEDYAIEIIPEATKDFNNAMGQESLTRFDQPKKGRRPSRKPTKKASENAIVPNSRKPIENKRPIENKAPSGNKRPIRKKPTNPEARKPAANNAANNPAAPARKPIIIKKNDAKK, encoded by the coding sequence ATGGCATGTACAAGTTGTTCAACTTCGGATGGTGGCGCACCTAAGGGTTGTAAAAATAATGGAACTTGCGGCACGGATAGCTGCAACAAATTAACTGTTTTTGATTGGCTGGCTAATATTAGTTTACCTAACGGAGAAGCTCCTTTTGATTGCGTAGAGGTACGTTTTAAAAATGGAAGAAAAGAGTTTTATCGTAACTCCGAAAAACTAACCTTATCTATCGGAGATATTGTAGCCACAGTGGCTTCGCCGGGTCATGATATTGGTATTGTAACCCTTACCGGGGAGTTGGTAAAAATCCAAATGAAGAAAAAAGGAGCCAATTATAAAGGCAACGAAATTCCAAAAATATACCGTAAAGCATCCCAAAAAGATATTGACATTTGGTCCACAGCACGCGATAAAGAAGAACCAATGAAAGTTCGGGCCAGAGAATTGGCTATTGCGCACAAATTAGAAATGAAAATATCCGATATTGAATTTCAAGGAGATGGATCTAAGGCTACCTTTTATTATACGGCCAATGATCGGGTAGACTTTAGAATGTTAATCAAGGATTTTGCCAAAGAGTTTAGTACCCGCGTAGAGATGAAACAAGTAGGTTTCCGTCAAGAAGCTGCTCGTTTGGGCGGTATTGGATCCTGTGGTAGAGAACTTTGTTGCTCTACTTGGCTAACCGATTTTAGAAGCGTCAACACCTCTGCAGCACGCTACCAACAACTCTCTCTAAACCCTCAAAAGTTAGCAGGACAATGCGGCAAATTAAAATGCTGCTTGAACTACGAATTAGACACCTACATGGATGCTTTAAAAGGTTTTCCGGATTTTGAAACCAAATTAGTCACCGAAAAAGGAGACGCTATTTGTCAAAAACAAGATATCTTTAAAGGGCTAATGTGGTTTGCCTATACCAATAATTTTGCCAATTGGCACATCCTAAAAATTGACAAGGTAAAAGAAATCATTGCCGAAAATAAATTAAAGAACAAAGTATCTGCTCTAGAAGACTATGCTATAGAAATCATTCCAGAAGCAACCAAAGACTTTAATAACGCCATGGGGCAAGAGAGTTTAACGCGTTTTGACCAGCCCAAAAAAGGCCGAAGACCTAGCCGAAAACCCACCAAAAAAGCATCCGAAAATGCCATTGTACCCAATTCTAGAAAACCAATAGAGAACAAAAGACCTATTGAGAACAAAGCACCTTCTGGCAACAAAAGACCAATTCGCAAAAAACCAACCAATCCAGAGGCCAGAAAACCTGCCGCAAACAATGCCGCAAATAACCCGGCAGCACCAGCCAGAAAACCAATAATTATTAAAAAAAATGACGCTAAAAAATAG
- a CDS encoding rhodanese-related sulfurtransferase: MQLYNTLSAEERAIMIDDAGKQRLTLSFYAYAQISDPTQFRNDLFRAWDPLVVLGRIYVASEGINAQLSLPADNFYAFKDTIEKYDFMQGMRLNIAVEQDDHSFLKLTIKVRDKIVADGLNDATFDVTNIGVHLKAKEFNEILDDPNTIVVDFRNHYESEIGYFKGAITPDVDTFRESLPIINEQLQNFKEDKNLVMYCTGGIRCEKASAYFKHQGFKKVFQLEGGIINYAKQIKEEKLESKFIGKNFVFDHRLGERITDDIVSQCHQCGKPCDVHTNCINEGCHLLFIQCEECAQAMQGCCSAACVDVIHLPEEEQKAIRRGIKNGNKIFKKGKSEVLTFKNRAANQDPLAAVPNLADLTKSKALAKKIPKIKKQYIGRGTHFYPKSSIGQFAIEENEIKVGDTILIKGSTTGEQQLVITDMQVNDAKATKAVAEDICTFKLPFRIRLSDKLYKVLD; encoded by the coding sequence ATGCAACTGTATAACACTTTAAGCGCAGAAGAAAGAGCCATCATGATTGATGATGCCGGAAAACAAAGGCTTACTTTGTCTTTCTATGCTTATGCGCAAATCTCAGATCCAACTCAATTTAGAAATGATTTATTCCGTGCTTGGGATCCGCTGGTGGTTCTTGGTCGAATATATGTAGCCTCCGAGGGGATTAATGCGCAGTTATCGCTACCCGCAGATAATTTCTATGCTTTTAAAGACACTATTGAAAAGTATGATTTCATGCAAGGCATGCGATTGAATATTGCTGTAGAGCAAGACGATCATTCGTTCTTAAAGCTGACCATTAAAGTACGTGACAAGATTGTTGCAGATGGTTTGAATGATGCAACTTTTGATGTAACCAATATTGGGGTGCACTTAAAGGCGAAAGAATTTAACGAAATATTGGACGATCCAAATACTATTGTAGTAGATTTTAGAAACCATTATGAGAGTGAAATTGGCTATTTTAAAGGCGCAATTACTCCTGATGTGGATACTTTTAGAGAATCGTTGCCGATTATCAACGAGCAATTACAAAATTTTAAAGAAGATAAAAACTTAGTGATGTATTGCACCGGAGGAATCCGTTGTGAGAAAGCTTCGGCATACTTTAAACACCAAGGCTTTAAAAAGGTGTTCCAGCTTGAAGGCGGAATTATCAATTATGCCAAACAGATTAAAGAGGAAAAATTAGAGAGCAAATTTATAGGTAAAAACTTTGTATTTGACCACCGCTTAGGCGAAAGGATCACGGACGATATTGTTTCCCAATGCCACCAATGCGGAAAACCTTGTGATGTGCATACCAATTGCATCAACGAAGGCTGTCATTTGTTGTTTATTCAATGCGAAGAATGTGCTCAAGCCATGCAGGGCTGTTGTTCTGCGGCTTGTGTGGATGTGATTCATTTGCCTGAAGAGGAGCAAAAAGCAATTAGAAGAGGGATTAAAAACGGAAATAAAATTTTCAAAAAAGGAAAATCGGAGGTATTGACTTTCAAAAACAGAGCAGCCAACCAAGATCCTTTGGCAGCTGTTCCTAATTTGGCAGATTTGACCAAATCCAAGGCATTGGCAAAAAAAATACCAAAAATAAAAAAACAATACATAGGTAGAGGCACGCACTTTTATCCAAAATCCAGCATTGGTCAATTTGCAATTGAAGAAAATGAAATTAAAGTTGGCGACACGATTTTGATTAAAGGATCCACTACTGGAGAGCAACAATTGGTAATTACGGATATGCAAGTAAATGACGCAAAAGCAACTAAGGCCGTTGCGGAGGATATTTGTACTTTTAAATTGCCTTTTAGAATTCGATTATCGGATAAATTATATAAGGTTTTGGATTAA